A genomic region of Metopolophium dirhodum isolate CAU chromosome 1, ASM1992520v1, whole genome shotgun sequence contains the following coding sequences:
- the LOC132952823 gene encoding uncharacterized protein LOC132952823, with protein MAFEMLKTERGKSMLSFNGYIFVKEKESDVKSIWKCNQYFKNKCRGRVHLSDGKILKSTDHNHVPNSTDTNVKKTLNLLKAIATNNVDASSHSVVATALSQIPTECAAQLPNIHRLKRTIQRLRKQQLQLPKEPTDFNFSIPDEMTKTTDGNLFLQYDSGINTDRILIFSTTNLLKLMTQCNNWFCDGTFSSAPTVFYQVYTIHAVQYSNVLPSAYVLLPDKKEKTYRRMFQALKSITTGLCPKTIMVVLKKLR; from the coding sequence ATGGCTTTTGAAATGTTAAAAACTGAAAGAGGAAAAAGTATGCTTTCATTCAATGGTTATATTTTCGTAAAAGAAAAAGAAAGTGACGTTAAATCAATATGGAAATgtaaccaatattttaaaaacaaatgtcgAGGACGCGTTCATTTAAGtgatggaaaaatattaaaaagtactgACCATAACCACGTTCCGAATTCAACAGACACTAATGTTAAAAAAACTCTAAATTTACTAAAAGCAATAGCTACCAATAACGTTGATGCAAGTTCTCATTCTGTAGTAGCTACAGCATTATCTCAAATCCCTACAGAATGTGCGGCTCAGTTACCTAATATTCATAGACTCAAGCGTACTATACAACGACTACGTAAACAACAACTTCAATTACCAAAAGAGCCAACCGATTTCAATTTTAGTATACCTGACGAGATGACAAAAACCACTGACGGTaatctttttttacaatatgacAGTGGTATTAATACAgacagaattttaattttttcaacaacaaatttattaaaacttatgaCGCAATGCAACAATTGGTTTTGTGATGGCACATTTTCAAGTGCTCCAACAGTATTTTATCAAGTTTATACTATTCATGCAGTAcaatattcaaatgttttacCATCAGCTTACGTCTTATTACccgataaaaaagaaaaaacgtaTAGACGTATGTTTCAAGCATTAAAAAGTATTACTACTGGATTATGTCCTAAAACTATCATGGTTGTTTTGAAAAAGCTGCGATGA